A single window of Bradyrhizobium daqingense DNA harbors:
- a CDS encoding branched-chain amino acid ABC transporter ATP-binding protein/permease, with amino-acid sequence MLRMRSFLPPLLFTLAYAALSLGVTNSYYQLILTLVPVWAVFGLSWNLLSGYTGLISFGHAAFFGIGAYATALGQIYFDISPWLLIPVAAVLGGIAGLLIGFPTFRLQGHYFALAMLAYPLAILYVFEWLGFQEVTLPIKRNAPIAYMQFSDPHIYTLLGLAIMLATIVLTQVIERSRFGMALLAIKQNEAAAEAAGINTLAWKLRAITLSGAIAAAIGGFYAQVLLVVTPQSVFGMLVSAQALTVAMFGGVGTVWGPVIGSVILIPLAEVLHAEAGDRFPGIQGVIFGFAIVCVILLAPEGLFWKLRDLLRKRMAPKAAAADVPETAVANVTALKPTSQQRAATGKVMLEVKNLSRSFGGLKAVQNVSFKLHQNEILGIIGPNGAGKTTLFNLLNGFLKPSEGEVLIDGRNMSGHRPHVICEAGIGRTFQVMRPFLRMSILDNVVVGAYVRARSDEEARKLAADAVARVGLSAVADRVAGELSTKELRLMELARAIAGQPRILLLDETLAGLGHGEADEVVAVIQQLARDGTTIAIIEHTMQAMVRLVDRFVVLDHGAVITEGLPEVVTRDNRVIEAYLGKKWVGHAAN; translated from the coding sequence ATGCTCCGAATGCGTTCCTTTCTGCCGCCCCTGCTGTTCACCCTCGCCTATGCCGCGCTCTCGCTCGGCGTCACCAACTCCTATTACCAGCTCATCCTGACGCTGGTGCCGGTGTGGGCGGTGTTCGGCCTGTCCTGGAACCTGCTAAGTGGCTACACCGGACTGATCTCGTTCGGCCACGCCGCATTCTTTGGCATCGGAGCCTATGCGACTGCGCTCGGCCAGATCTACTTCGACATCTCGCCCTGGCTGCTGATCCCCGTCGCCGCCGTGCTCGGCGGCATCGCCGGGCTGTTGATCGGGTTTCCGACCTTCCGCCTCCAGGGCCATTACTTCGCCCTGGCGATGCTCGCCTACCCGCTCGCCATCCTCTACGTGTTCGAGTGGCTCGGCTTCCAGGAGGTGACGCTTCCTATCAAGCGCAATGCGCCGATCGCCTACATGCAGTTCTCCGACCCGCACATCTACACGCTGCTGGGGCTCGCAATCATGCTGGCGACCATCGTGCTGACGCAAGTGATCGAGCGTTCCCGCTTCGGCATGGCGCTGCTCGCGATCAAGCAGAACGAGGCCGCGGCCGAGGCGGCCGGCATCAACACGCTCGCCTGGAAGCTGCGCGCCATCACGCTGAGCGGCGCCATCGCCGCAGCGATCGGCGGTTTCTACGCCCAGGTGCTGCTGGTCGTGACGCCGCAATCGGTGTTCGGCATGCTGGTGTCGGCCCAGGCACTGACCGTCGCCATGTTCGGCGGCGTCGGCACGGTCTGGGGCCCGGTGATTGGCTCGGTGATCCTGATTCCGCTCGCCGAGGTCCTGCATGCCGAGGCCGGCGACCGCTTCCCCGGCATCCAGGGCGTCATCTTCGGCTTCGCCATCGTCTGCGTCATTCTGCTGGCGCCGGAGGGCCTCTTCTGGAAGCTGCGCGATCTGCTGCGCAAGCGGATGGCGCCGAAGGCGGCTGCGGCTGACGTCCCCGAAACAGCGGTCGCCAACGTCACCGCGCTGAAGCCCACCTCGCAGCAGCGTGCGGCCACCGGCAAGGTCATGCTCGAGGTCAAGAACCTCTCGCGTTCGTTCGGCGGTCTCAAGGCCGTGCAGAATGTCAGCTTCAAGCTGCACCAGAACGAGATCCTCGGCATCATTGGACCCAACGGCGCCGGCAAGACGACGCTGTTTAATCTCCTCAACGGCTTCCTGAAGCCGAGCGAGGGCGAGGTCTTGATCGACGGCCGCAACATGTCCGGTCACCGCCCGCACGTGATCTGCGAGGCCGGCATCGGCCGCACCTTCCAGGTCATGCGGCCGTTCCTGCGCATGTCGATCCTCGACAATGTCGTGGTCGGCGCCTATGTGCGGGCGCGGTCCGACGAGGAGGCACGCAAGCTCGCTGCCGACGCGGTCGCCCGCGTCGGTCTCTCCGCGGTTGCCGACCGCGTGGCCGGCGAGCTTTCGACGAAGGAGCTGCGGCTGATGGAGCTGGCCCGCGCGATTGCCGGCCAGCCGCGCATCCTGCTGCTCGACGAGACGCTCGCGGGCCTCGGCCACGGCGAGGCGGACGAGGTCGTCGCCGTGATCCAGCAGCTCGCGCGCGATGGCACGACCATCGCGATCATCGAGCACACGATGCAGGCGATGGTCCGCCTGGTCGACAGGTTCGTCGTGCTCGACCACGGCGCCGTCATCACCGAAGGCCTGCCGGAAGTGGTAACGCGCGACAATCGCGTGATCGAGGCCTATCTCGGCAAGAAATGGGTGGGCCATGCTGCGAATTGA
- a CDS encoding MmgE/PrpD family protein: MSKTLADVVAAASWADVEAQSLEARRSILNFFATALGSARDPVVMAAMRTLSPFSGAATTTVIGHSQQMDAMCASFLNAVSANLLDFDDTHPETIIHPAAPVAAPVLALAETRRLSGREVLTAFILGVDIECRIGNAVSPRHYARGWHITSTCGIFGAAAACARLLGLPAEGIANAIGLAASQSAGNVENLPSAAKNVSVGNAARNGLFAALLAQQGYEAAPRAIEGPLGWARTMGDELDVARLLDGLGKTWEIAKNTYKPYPAGIVFHSVIDACLRLREQIGRRLDQIDAVTVEGSALLLARGDRPVNNARDARVSIHHCVACGLLVGKAGVAEFARETVVRPEIAQLRQKVRAERDDQMPDGAARVAVRLSSGEVIIETVISPRGSRAAPLADRDLEAKLREGVRTGQSDWSADRVIDAVRRLDTVDDIAELLESLRPPR; encoded by the coding sequence GTGAGCAAGACCCTAGCCGATGTCGTCGCGGCCGCGTCATGGGCGGATGTGGAAGCGCAGAGCCTCGAGGCGCGGCGCTCCATCCTGAATTTCTTCGCAACGGCGCTCGGCTCCGCGCGCGATCCGGTGGTGATGGCTGCGATGCGAACCTTGTCGCCGTTCAGCGGTGCGGCGACTACAACGGTCATCGGTCATTCACAGCAGATGGACGCGATGTGCGCATCGTTCCTCAACGCCGTCTCGGCCAATCTGCTCGATTTCGACGATACGCATCCCGAGACGATCATCCATCCGGCGGCACCGGTCGCAGCGCCCGTGCTGGCGCTTGCGGAGACGCGCAGGCTGTCGGGCCGCGAGGTGCTGACAGCGTTCATCCTCGGAGTGGACATCGAGTGCCGGATCGGCAATGCCGTCTCGCCGCGCCACTATGCGCGCGGCTGGCACATCACCTCGACCTGCGGCATTTTTGGCGCCGCGGCGGCTTGTGCAAGACTACTTGGCCTGCCCGCGGAGGGGATTGCCAACGCCATCGGCCTTGCCGCAAGCCAGTCTGCGGGCAATGTCGAGAACCTGCCGAGCGCCGCCAAGAATGTCAGCGTGGGCAACGCAGCGCGCAACGGATTGTTCGCTGCATTGCTGGCGCAGCAGGGCTATGAGGCGGCCCCGCGCGCCATTGAAGGTCCGCTCGGCTGGGCCCGTACCATGGGTGATGAGCTGGATGTTGCTCGCCTGCTGGATGGCCTCGGCAAGACCTGGGAGATCGCCAAGAATACCTACAAGCCTTATCCTGCCGGCATCGTCTTCCATTCGGTCATCGATGCCTGTCTGAGATTGCGGGAGCAGATCGGCCGGCGGCTCGACCAGATTGACGCCGTGACCGTGGAGGGCTCGGCGCTGCTGCTTGCCCGCGGCGATCGCCCGGTCAACAACGCGCGCGATGCGCGCGTCAGTATCCATCATTGTGTGGCATGTGGTTTGCTGGTCGGCAAGGCCGGGGTCGCTGAATTCGCCCGCGAGACGGTGGTCCGGCCCGAGATCGCGCAGCTGCGGCAGAAGGTGAGGGCGGAGCGCGATGACCAGATGCCCGATGGCGCCGCGCGGGTCGCCGTGCGTCTATCGTCCGGTGAAGTCATCATCGAGACTGTCATCTCGCCGCGCGGCAGCCGGGCCGCTCCGCTCGCAGACCGCGATCTGGAAGCCAAGCTGCGCGAGGGCGTGCGGACCGGACAAAGCGACTGGAGCGCGGACCGCGTCATCGACGCGGTCCGGCGGCTCGACACGGTGGATGACATCGCCGAGCTCCTGGAATCGCTGCGACCGCCGCGATAG
- a CDS encoding NAD(P)-dependent oxidoreductase produces the protein MAGETLGVIGTGRMGGPMAGRLMDAGYSLVVYDTQSDATQPLVKRGALLGQSPADVASRADIVLASLPTPDIVKAVTLGQDGISSGNRAKIVVDLSTSGPGAAKFVAEGLKAKGMTLVDAPVSGGIKGAVNGTLAVMVSCPQPTYETVQPILKNFGKLFYTGDKPGVAQTAKLANNLMAAAALVITSEAVAMGVKGGVNAKVLIDIINSSSGRNSASEDKFPRSVLPGTFDFGFTTGLSYKDVRLCVDEAEAMGVPMVCGAVVRQMLAITNAKYGASSDFTSIAKVLEEWAGVEMRG, from the coding sequence ATGGCGGGAGAAACGCTCGGCGTGATCGGAACGGGCCGCATGGGCGGCCCCATGGCGGGGCGATTGATGGACGCGGGCTATTCGCTCGTCGTCTACGACACGCAGAGCGACGCAACGCAGCCGCTGGTCAAGCGCGGCGCTCTCCTCGGCCAGTCGCCGGCGGACGTCGCCTCCCGCGCCGACATCGTGCTCGCAAGCCTGCCGACGCCCGATATCGTCAAGGCGGTGACGCTCGGCCAGGACGGCATCAGCAGCGGCAACCGCGCGAAGATCGTGGTCGACCTCTCGACCTCGGGTCCTGGCGCGGCGAAGTTCGTCGCGGAAGGCCTCAAAGCCAAAGGCATGACGCTGGTCGATGCGCCCGTCAGCGGCGGCATCAAGGGCGCAGTCAACGGCACCCTTGCCGTGATGGTGTCGTGCCCGCAGCCGACCTACGAGACCGTGCAGCCGATCCTGAAGAACTTCGGCAAGCTGTTCTATACCGGCGACAAGCCCGGTGTGGCGCAGACGGCCAAGCTCGCCAACAATCTGATGGCGGCGGCGGCGCTGGTGATCACGTCGGAAGCCGTCGCCATGGGCGTCAAGGGCGGCGTCAACGCCAAGGTGCTGATCGACATCATCAATTCCAGCAGCGGCCGCAACAGCGCCTCCGAAGACAAATTCCCCCGCTCGGTGCTGCCCGGCACCTTCGATTTCGGCTTCACCACCGGCCTTTCCTACAAGGACGTCCGTCTCTGCGTTGACGAGGCTGAGGCCATGGGCGTGCCGATGGTCTGCGGCGCGGTGGTGCGGCAGATGCTGGCGATCACCAACGCCAAATACGGCGCATCATCCGATTTCACCTCGATCGCCAAGGTGCTCGAGGAGTGGGCCGGGGTCGAGATGCGCGGCTGA
- a CDS encoding ABC transporter ATP-binding protein, which yields MLRIERLSAGYSAKPVLNDISINVGAGEFVAIVGPNGAGKTTLFKTISGIVKPSGGAITFDGVDLLAVPPPQRPHLGIAHVPEGRQVFPSLTVMENLEMGAMTESGRRDWQSNIERIFEWLPVLKERRNQFAGTMSGGQQQMLAIGRGLASSPKLLMLDEPSMGLAPSTADFIFERLIEIRRQSGLTMLLVEQRVAEALESADHGYVLEAGHVVLEGNNNTLRADDRVRKAYLGM from the coding sequence ATGCTGCGAATTGAGCGATTGAGCGCGGGCTATTCCGCCAAACCCGTCCTGAACGACATCTCGATCAACGTCGGCGCCGGCGAGTTTGTCGCGATCGTCGGGCCAAACGGCGCCGGCAAGACCACGCTTTTCAAGACGATCTCCGGCATCGTCAAGCCGAGCGGCGGGGCCATCACCTTCGACGGCGTCGATCTGCTCGCCGTGCCGCCGCCGCAGCGCCCCCATCTCGGCATCGCCCACGTTCCCGAGGGCCGACAGGTCTTCCCGTCTCTCACCGTGATGGAGAACCTGGAAATGGGCGCGATGACGGAGAGCGGCCGGCGCGACTGGCAGAGCAACATCGAGCGCATCTTCGAGTGGCTGCCGGTGCTGAAGGAACGCCGCAACCAGTTCGCAGGCACGATGTCCGGTGGCCAGCAGCAGATGCTCGCGATCGGCCGCGGCCTCGCCTCCTCGCCGAAGTTGTTGATGCTCGACGAGCCCTCGATGGGGCTCGCGCCTTCGACCGCCGACTTCATCTTCGAGCGCCTGATCGAGATCCGCCGTCAATCCGGCCTGACCATGCTGCTGGTTGAGCAGCGCGTCGCGGAAGCGCTGGAATCGGCTGACCACGGCTACGTCCTCGAAGCCGGCCACGTCGTGCTCGAAGGCAACAACAACACGCTGCGCGCCGACGATCGCGTGCGCAAGGCCTATCTCGGCATGTGA
- a CDS encoding ABC transporter substrate-binding protein: MNKTSKGLSRRTVLSGAAAVGLAGVARAQTPAEIKVGLIVPLSGIYTRPGQVMKMGAEMGIEHINAQGGIKALGGAKLKLVVIDCGDTTEKAKNAAQRMVAQEPDLVAATGSYLSSFTLAVTEVTERAELPVLTLSYSDLLTDRGFKYIFQTAATASRQSELGLPTLMKLAENASGKKPKTVAMLMDNTATSVATAKALKERLFAQEGLQLVVEEVWTPPLSDATPLIQKVRSAKPDLLLFMPNAVSDAKLGLEKISEFGLGQGKIPTVSFSITIAEPDMLQSVSPETVQGIMTIVANWGSKGHEALIAELKAKYKEPWMTQNVISTYGDMWLMKEALEKAGKADRNAVAQAFRTMDAGPSKYYPGGQLKFDEKGRRIGAGVVIVQWQSGVPVTVYPPELAQAQPFWPKK; the protein is encoded by the coding sequence GTGAACAAGACATCGAAGGGGCTCTCGCGCCGAACCGTGCTGTCCGGCGCTGCCGCCGTGGGCCTTGCCGGCGTGGCACGCGCGCAGACACCGGCCGAGATCAAGGTCGGGCTGATCGTGCCGCTGTCGGGCATCTATACCCGCCCCGGTCAGGTGATGAAGATGGGCGCCGAGATGGGCATCGAGCACATCAATGCGCAGGGCGGCATCAAGGCGCTCGGCGGCGCCAAGCTCAAGCTGGTCGTTATCGACTGCGGCGACACCACCGAGAAGGCCAAGAATGCGGCGCAGCGCATGGTGGCGCAGGAGCCCGATCTGGTCGCCGCGACCGGCTCCTACCTGTCGTCCTTCACGCTTGCGGTCACCGAGGTGACCGAGCGTGCCGAACTGCCGGTGCTGACGCTGTCCTATTCGGACCTTCTGACCGATCGCGGCTTCAAATACATCTTCCAGACCGCTGCGACCGCAAGCCGCCAGTCCGAGCTCGGCCTGCCGACGTTGATGAAGCTCGCCGAGAATGCGTCCGGCAAGAAGCCGAAGACGGTGGCGATGTTGATGGACAACACCGCCACCTCAGTCGCCACCGCCAAGGCGCTGAAGGAAAGACTGTTCGCGCAGGAAGGTCTCCAGCTCGTCGTTGAGGAGGTCTGGACCCCTCCGCTTTCGGACGCGACGCCGTTGATCCAGAAGGTTCGCTCGGCCAAGCCCGACCTGCTGCTGTTCATGCCGAACGCGGTGTCGGACGCCAAGCTCGGGCTGGAGAAGATCAGCGAGTTCGGTCTTGGCCAGGGCAAGATCCCGACCGTGTCCTTCAGCATCACCATCGCCGAACCGGACATGCTTCAGAGCGTGAGCCCGGAGACCGTGCAAGGCATCATGACCATCGTCGCGAATTGGGGCTCGAAGGGTCACGAGGCGCTGATCGCCGAACTGAAGGCCAAATACAAGGAGCCCTGGATGACGCAGAATGTCATCTCGACCTACGGCGACATGTGGTTGATGAAGGAAGCCCTGGAGAAGGCCGGCAAGGCCGACCGCAATGCGGTCGCGCAGGCTTTCCGCACCATGGATGCCGGCCCGTCGAAATATTATCCGGGCGGCCAGCTCAAGTTCGACGAGAAGGGCCGCAGGATCGGCGCTGGCGTCGTCATCGTGCAATGGCAATCGGGCGTGCCGGTCACCGTCTATCCGCCCGAACTCGCGCAGGCACAGCCGTTCTGGCCGAAGAAATAG
- a CDS encoding branched-chain amino acid ABC transporter permease, with product MEGFLQALAAGLLIGAVYGLMCVGLGLIFGVMRVINFAHGDFMMLGMYTAFYLFTAAGVQSFFGNAVGPFVAILLAGPVLAVFGYFVHRALISHVSGTRTASLEGEGHYAQLILTLGIALILQNGGLLVFGSVLASIRTPLSSSAWELGPFFDMSIFLNKARSIDMIVSLVMMILLSLLITRTRIGKSLRAAADNPTAATYMGIDVDRAHRTAFALGCGITAIAGGLLATNYPFHPFVGLEYVIVMYAGVVLGGMGSIIGAFWGGMTIGLVQQMSTLILPTQLQNAAIFAVFLLIIFFRPQGFFGRMVERT from the coding sequence ATGGAAGGATTTCTGCAAGCGCTCGCCGCGGGCCTTCTGATCGGCGCCGTTTACGGCCTGATGTGCGTCGGGCTTGGCCTGATCTTCGGCGTCATGCGCGTCATCAACTTCGCCCATGGCGATTTCATGATGCTGGGCATGTACACCGCCTTCTATCTGTTCACCGCCGCCGGCGTTCAATCGTTCTTTGGCAATGCCGTCGGTCCGTTCGTCGCTATCCTGCTAGCCGGCCCCGTGCTCGCTGTATTCGGCTACTTCGTCCACCGGGCATTGATCTCGCACGTTTCAGGGACGCGCACCGCCTCGCTGGAAGGCGAAGGCCACTACGCGCAGCTCATCCTCACGCTTGGCATCGCGCTGATCCTGCAAAACGGCGGCCTCCTCGTGTTCGGCTCGGTGCTCGCCTCGATCCGCACACCGCTGTCGAGTTCGGCCTGGGAGCTCGGTCCCTTCTTCGACATGAGCATCTTCCTCAACAAGGCGCGCAGCATCGACATGATCGTTTCGCTGGTCATGATGATCCTGCTTTCGCTGCTGATCACGCGCACGCGGATCGGAAAGTCGCTCCGGGCGGCCGCCGACAATCCGACCGCGGCAACCTATATGGGTATCGACGTCGACCGCGCGCACCGCACCGCCTTCGCGCTCGGCTGCGGCATCACGGCAATCGCGGGTGGTCTCCTCGCCACAAACTATCCGTTCCACCCGTTCGTCGGCCTCGAATACGTCATCGTCATGTATGCGGGCGTCGTGCTTGGCGGCATGGGCAGCATCATCGGCGCGTTCTGGGGCGGCATGACGATCGGCCTCGTGCAGCAGATGTCGACGCTGATCCTGCCGACGCAGCTGCAGAACGCCGCGATCTTCGCCGTCTTCCTCCTCATCATCTTCTTCCGTCCGCAGGGCTTCTTCGGACGGATGGTGGAGAGGACGTGA
- a CDS encoding carboxymuconolactone decarboxylase family protein, with translation MSKTELFEKGLKVRKEVLGEDYVNKSIAGADEFTRTMAEWSTEFCWGALWTRPGVDRRTRSIVNLAMLGALNRPHELKLHVKGALKNGLTKEEIKEILLQVAVYCGVPAGIDAFRNAREAFNEVDAAGS, from the coding sequence ATGAGCAAGACCGAACTGTTCGAAAAAGGCCTCAAGGTGCGCAAAGAGGTCCTCGGTGAGGACTACGTCAACAAGTCGATCGCCGGTGCGGACGAGTTCACGCGCACGATGGCGGAGTGGTCCACGGAGTTCTGCTGGGGCGCGCTGTGGACCCGGCCCGGCGTCGACCGGCGCACGCGCTCGATCGTCAATCTGGCGATGCTCGGCGCGCTGAACCGGCCGCACGAGCTGAAGCTTCACGTCAAGGGCGCGCTGAAAAATGGCCTGACCAAGGAGGAAATCAAGGAGATCCTGCTCCAGGTCGCCGTCTATTGCGGCGTGCCCGCCGGCATCGATGCCTTCCGCAATGCGCGTGAGGCCTTTAACGAGGTCGACGCTGCCGGCTCCTGA
- a CDS encoding MmgE/PrpD family protein, whose protein sequence is MTNGPTGSGKVSLTRLMARSALAVDLGDFEPEVVAKAKLCLLDFLSCAFEASQHPWSRQAVQIAHDGGCATIIGTSQLSSPVDAAFANAVMGHGLVREDMHAASIAHHGVVIWPTLLALSEQSQLSGATLLAAAIIGYETGARIGRALLTSDLARLYRPTGLVAPLGAALAGSFALGLSEDAATSAVAIAANTSSGLNEWPHAGGSEMYFHPGFAASNAIKAVGLAAAGAFGSETILEGEAGLFAAYRRQAAPDSIAIFPGGECEIMAVYNKPVPACNFAQTAAQAALRVSHELAGTDEIERVVIRAPDAAVRYPGCDSMGPYRNALQAKMSIPFSVAATLTRGEIEEENYAELDDADIIRLVSVTDLEPDAGFSAAFPGKQGADVSVHLRSGRTIRHALPDVIAATPSDIRTRFRAAAHGVLGEDRTHRLEQLIETCEQLGNSGDIAAQCRLDTAERVLRSAS, encoded by the coding sequence ATGACGAACGGCCCGACCGGATCCGGCAAGGTATCGCTCACGCGCCTGATGGCGCGTAGCGCACTTGCTGTTGACCTCGGTGATTTCGAGCCCGAAGTCGTTGCTAAGGCCAAGCTCTGTCTGCTGGACTTCCTCTCCTGCGCCTTCGAGGCCTCCCAGCATCCCTGGAGCCGCCAGGCGGTTCAAATCGCTCACGACGGCGGCTGCGCAACCATCATCGGGACCTCGCAACTCTCCTCGCCGGTCGACGCGGCGTTCGCCAACGCCGTGATGGGCCACGGTCTCGTGCGCGAAGACATGCATGCGGCCAGCATCGCGCACCACGGCGTGGTGATCTGGCCGACGCTGCTCGCGCTGTCGGAACAGTCGCAGCTGTCCGGCGCGACGCTGCTCGCGGCCGCCATCATCGGCTATGAGACCGGCGCGCGGATCGGCCGCGCGTTGCTGACCTCCGATCTCGCTCGCCTCTATCGTCCGACCGGCCTCGTGGCCCCTCTGGGCGCAGCGCTCGCCGGAAGCTTTGCGCTCGGCCTGTCCGAAGACGCAGCGACCAGCGCCGTCGCGATCGCTGCCAACACGTCCAGCGGGCTGAACGAGTGGCCGCACGCCGGCGGCTCCGAAATGTATTTCCATCCGGGCTTTGCCGCCAGCAACGCGATCAAGGCAGTCGGCCTCGCCGCAGCAGGCGCCTTCGGCTCCGAAACCATCCTCGAAGGCGAGGCGGGCCTGTTCGCCGCCTATCGCCGCCAAGCCGCACCCGACAGCATCGCGATCTTCCCTGGCGGAGAGTGCGAGATCATGGCGGTCTACAACAAGCCGGTCCCGGCCTGCAATTTCGCGCAGACCGCCGCCCAGGCCGCGCTCCGCGTCTCGCATGAGCTCGCCGGCACCGATGAGATCGAGCGCGTCGTCATTCGCGCACCCGATGCTGCGGTTCGCTATCCCGGCTGCGATTCCATGGGGCCCTACCGCAATGCGCTCCAGGCCAAGATGAGCATTCCCTTCAGCGTCGCGGCGACGCTGACGCGCGGCGAGATCGAGGAAGAGAACTACGCCGAACTCGATGATGCCGACATCATCCGCCTGGTCTCGGTCACGGACCTCGAGCCGGATGCCGGCTTCAGCGCCGCCTTCCCCGGCAAGCAGGGCGCTGATGTGTCCGTGCATCTGCGGAGCGGTCGGACCATCCGGCACGCGCTACCTGACGTCATCGCCGCAACGCCATCAGATATTCGCACGCGCTTCCGCGCTGCCGCTCATGGAGTCCTCGGCGAGGACCGCACGCACCGGCTCGAGCAACTCATCGAGACCTGCGAGCAGCTCGGCAATTCCGGCGACATCGCAGCGCAATGCCGCCTGGACACGGCGGAACGGGTTTTACGATCGGCATCATAA
- a CDS encoding GTP-binding protein, giving the protein MKEAVRAANRLPVTVLSGFLGSGKTTLLNHVLRNREGLRVAVIVNDMSQLNIDANLVRNGGANLSHTTEALVQLSNGCICCTLRGDLLLEVKRLAEERRFDYLLIEGTGISEPLPVAATFSFRDEAGASLSDLANLDTMVTVVDALNLLAMFNSRDLLRDHGELRDPSDGRTLVDLLVEQIEFADVVVINKVSEVTEATRAEIRKVVAALNPRARQIETDFGDVPLCTILNTGLFDEAKAAAHPLWNKELYNPASHVPETEEYGISSFVYLERRPFDPLSLLSFLNKPWPGVIRAKGHFWLATRPDWVGVLSVAGMQRRCEPMGHWWATVPKSSWPSHPEVQQHLNHQWDNSWGDRRQELVFIGSGMDEASIRASLDACLADSENGFDPRSWHNLSDPFPPWQYPDHAS; this is encoded by the coding sequence ATGAAAGAGGCAGTACGCGCCGCCAATCGGCTACCAGTCACCGTGCTCAGTGGATTTCTGGGGTCGGGGAAGACGACATTGCTCAACCATGTGCTGAGGAATCGCGAGGGCCTCCGAGTTGCGGTCATCGTCAACGACATGAGTCAGTTGAACATAGACGCAAATCTGGTTCGTAACGGTGGCGCGAATCTGTCGCATACAACCGAAGCCCTCGTGCAACTTAGTAATGGTTGCATATGCTGCACGCTGCGCGGCGATCTCCTGCTGGAAGTCAAGCGATTGGCCGAAGAGCGGCGCTTTGACTACCTTCTGATCGAAGGTACCGGGATTTCTGAACCCCTTCCTGTTGCCGCAACGTTCTCCTTTCGCGACGAAGCCGGTGCCTCGCTCTCTGATCTGGCGAACCTTGACACAATGGTTACCGTCGTGGACGCCTTGAACCTGCTCGCCATGTTTAACAGCCGCGATCTGCTGCGCGACCACGGCGAGTTACGCGATCCCTCCGATGGACGTACGCTCGTTGATCTCCTTGTTGAACAGATCGAATTTGCTGACGTGGTTGTGATCAACAAGGTGTCAGAAGTCACGGAGGCGACGCGTGCGGAGATTCGCAAGGTCGTTGCCGCGCTCAATCCACGGGCGCGCCAAATCGAGACCGACTTCGGCGACGTTCCCCTCTGCACAATTCTGAACACCGGCCTCTTCGATGAAGCGAAGGCTGCGGCTCATCCTCTCTGGAACAAGGAGCTATACAATCCCGCTTCCCATGTTCCGGAAACCGAGGAGTACGGCATATCGAGTTTCGTCTACTTGGAAAGACGCCCGTTCGATCCTCTCAGCCTGTTGTCCTTTCTCAATAAACCCTGGCCAGGCGTGATACGCGCCAAAGGACATTTCTGGCTTGCGACCCGTCCGGATTGGGTGGGTGTTCTCTCCGTCGCAGGGATGCAGCGTCGATGCGAGCCCATGGGACATTGGTGGGCGACGGTCCCGAAGTCGTCGTGGCCGAGCCATCCCGAGGTTCAACAACATCTCAATCACCAATGGGACAACTCCTGGGGCGATCGCCGCCAGGAGCTTGTATTCATCGGTTCAGGCATGGACGAAGCGTCCATTCGAGCCTCGCTGGATGCCTGCCTTGCCGATTCCGAGAATGGGTTCGATCCCCGGAGCTGGCACAATCTCAGCGATCCCTTTCCGCCTTGGCAGTATCCTGATCACGCAAGCTAA
- a CDS encoding N-acyl homoserine lactonase family protein translates to MADPEYELFAIRYATRDAQRSEHFIGGDPHDGPMPMDYFMWLARGGGRAFVIDTGFNAEIAEQRRRTFLRCPVETLAAFDIDPADVGDVILTHLHYDHAGNFDRFPNARFHLQERELAYATGPYMQYPRLSHSFEVEDVCGIVRLNYARRVLFYDGDAEIAPGLTVHAAGGHSAGLQFVRVNTRRGPVVLASDVSHFYENMISERPFTTAFHVGDMLVGFDKLRAAAPDADHIVPGHDPLVMKLYPAAGPELKGVAVRLDVAPSGAAPT, encoded by the coding sequence ATGGCTGACCCGGAATACGAACTCTTCGCCATCCGCTACGCAACGCGGGACGCGCAGCGGAGCGAGCACTTCATCGGCGGCGATCCGCATGACGGGCCGATGCCGATGGACTATTTCATGTGGCTGGCGCGGGGAGGTGGGCGCGCCTTCGTCATCGATACCGGCTTCAACGCCGAAATTGCGGAGCAGCGCAGGCGGACATTCCTGCGCTGCCCGGTGGAGACGCTGGCCGCGTTCGACATCGACCCTGCCGACGTCGGGGATGTGATACTCACGCATCTGCACTACGACCATGCCGGCAATTTCGACCGATTTCCGAACGCGCGGTTTCATCTCCAGGAGCGCGAGCTTGCCTATGCCACCGGGCCCTACATGCAATATCCGCGTCTGTCGCATTCCTTCGAGGTGGAGGACGTCTGCGGCATCGTGCGGCTGAACTATGCGCGCCGGGTGCTGTTCTACGATGGCGATGCCGAGATCGCTCCCGGGCTGACGGTCCATGCGGCAGGCGGACATTCCGCCGGGCTTCAATTCGTCCGGGTCAACACGCGCCGCGGTCCGGTTGTGCTCGCTTCCGACGTCAGTCATTTCTACGAGAACATGATCAGCGAGCGTCCCTTTACGACGGCGTTTCACGTCGGCGACATGCTGGTGGGGTTTGACAAGCTGCGCGCTGCGGCTCCGGATGCGGACCACATTGTCCCAGGTCATGATCCACTAGTCATGAAGCTTTATCCTGCCGCGGGACCGGAGCTGAAGGGCGTCGCTGTTCGCCTCGATGTCGCACCGTCTGGTGCTGCTCCTACGTAG